A genomic region of Zalophus californianus isolate mZalCal1 chromosome 1, mZalCal1.pri.v2, whole genome shotgun sequence contains the following coding sequences:
- the LOC113918512 gene encoding 40S ribosomal protein S3a-like produces the protein MAVGKNKRLTKGGKKGAKKKVVDPFSKKDWYDVKAPAMFNIRNIGKTLVTRTQGTKIASDGLKGRVFEVSLADLQNDEVAFRKFKLITEDVQGKNCLTNFHGMDLTRDKMRSMVKKWQTMIEAHVDVKTTDGYLLRLFCVGFTKKRSNQIRKTSYAQHQQVRQIRKKMMEIMTREVQTNDLKEVVNKLIPDSIGKDIEKACQSIYPLHDVFIRKVKMLKKPKFELGKLMELHGEGSSSGKATGDETGAKVERADGYEPPVQESV, from the coding sequence ATGGCGGTCGGCAAGAACAAGCGCCTTACGAAAGGCGGCAAAAAGGGAGCCAAGAAGAAAGTGGTTGATccattttctaagaaagattGGTATGATGTGAAAGCACCAGCTATgttcaatataagaaatattggaaaaacaTTAGTCACAAGAACTCAAGGAACCAAAATCGCATCTGATGGCCTCAAAGGTCGGGTTTTTGAAGTGAGCCTTGCTGATTTGCAGAATGATGAAGttgcatttagaaaattcaagCTAATTACTGAGGATGTTCAGGGCAAAAACTGCCTGACTAATTTCCATGGCATGGATCTTACCCGTGACAAAATGCGCTCCATGGTCAAAAAATGGCAGACCATGATCGAAGCTCATGTTGATGTCAAGACTACCGATGGTTATTTGCTTCGTctattttgtgttggttttactAAAAAACGCAGTAATCAGATTCGGAAGACCTCTTATGCTCAGCACCAACAGGTCCGTCAAATTCGGAAAAAGATGATGGAAATCATGACCCGAGAGGTGCAAACAAATGACTTGAAAGAAGTGGTCAATAAATTGATTCCAGACAGCATCGGAAAAGATATAGAAAAGGCTTGTCAGTCTATTTATCCACTTCATGATGTCTtcattagaaaagtaaaaatgctgaagaagCCCAAGTTTGAATTGGGAAAGCTCATGGAGCTTCATGGTGAAGGTAGTAGTTCTGGAAAAGCTACTGGGGATGAGACCGGTGCTAAAGTTGAACGAGCTGATGGATATGAGCCACCAGTCCAAGAATCTGTttaa